A region from the Coffea eugenioides isolate CCC68of chromosome 9, Ceug_1.0, whole genome shotgun sequence genome encodes:
- the LOC113782645 gene encoding uncharacterized protein LOC113782645 — MQRRASWDALPSTSLVEIFCRTPIKDRFCSLPLVCRSWADVSRNPRCWASMIPAEHSSSACAFDDAFIKHSSSSSSYSRLDSLAFDDPFDGRRSPDSDRGLAMLRSLITRGAGGAAVTSLYFFPFLTCVEAFRPNDDALLRLIAQSCPNLRHLSFHGSYNATEGAILEVMSKCPKLELIDFSDSPYFTPTVLEHMSTCCPDVRGIRRNGFLQPGFASGLAVGFPNLRILNLSGSTIVDKDLLTIMTARIGIQYLDITNCQQLKCYMHIIKRAPVQISQILFD, encoded by the exons ATGCAAAGAAGAGCATCATGGGATGCTCTACCCAGCACATCCCTAGTGGAGATATTTTGCAGAACCCCCATCAAAGATCGCTTTTGCAGCCTCCCTCTGGTATGCAGATCGTGGGCCGACGTTTCTCGCAACCCTCGGTGCTGGGCTTCTATGATCCCGGCCGAACACTCATCATCTGCTTGTGCTTTTGATGATGCCTTCATCAaacattcttcttcttcttcttcttatagTCGTCTTGACAGCCTCGCTTTTGACGACCCTTTTGACGGGCGGCGCAGCCCCGATTCCGACCGCGGACTTGCTATGCTCCGGTCTCTGATTACCAGAGGGGCTGGCGGAGCTGCCGTTACTTCTCTctatttcttcccttttcttacTTGTGTCGAGGCTTTCCGTCCCAATGATGACGCCCTCCTTCGTCTCATTGCACAAAG TTGCCCAAACTTGAGACACCTTTCTTTTCATGGATCCTACAATGCAACTGAGGGAGCAATTTTGGAAGTAATGAGCAAATGCCCAAAACTAGAGCTTATTGACTTCTCCGACTCCCCATACTTCACTCCTACAGTTTTAGAACACATGAGCACTTGCTGTCCCGATGTTAGGGGGATTAGAAGAAATGGATTCTTGCAACCAGGTTTCGCTTCTGGTCTTGCTGTAGGCTTTCCAAATTTGAGGATCTTGAATCTCTCTGGTTCAACTATTGTTGATAAAGATCTACTAACTATCATGACTGCAAGAATTGGGATTCAGTACCTAGACATTACCAATTGCCAGCAGTTGAAGTGTTACATGCACATCATAAAGCGAGCCCCTGTTCAGATATCCCAAATCCTGTTTGATTGA
- the LOC113782846 gene encoding pentatricopeptide repeat-containing protein At2g17033 has protein sequence MASAATPTRLILWKMPTPAMDRRCGPVVPVCCSLCKQGQRFLSSLATTDESSSAAHHRSLRKFVKTSSKHVALDTLSHLLSPTTAHPHLSYHLALPLYLIMSQASWFSWNAKLLADVTALMYKQERFIEAEALILQALKKLPAHDRDLCNFYCHLLHSNAKHRSSKGVFDSLTSLKELLARSSSVYVQKRAYESMISGLCEIGLPGEAEDLMEEMRGVGLKPCGFEFKSLVHAYGRLGLFEDMKRSVTQMEDAGVELDTVCSNMVLSSLGSHKVFSEMVSWLRRMKDSEVSFSIRTYNSVLNSCPTLILLLQDPKTIPLSMEDLMGNLSQEEADLVRELVASSVLDEAMECNSAELKLDLHGMHLSTSCLIFLQWIDRLRLRFLAGDNMVPTQITVVCGSGKHSASRGESPVKGLLREMILRMKCPLRIDRRNLGCFVAKGKVFSDWLC, from the exons ATGGCGTCAGCAGCCACACCCACGCGGCTAATACTCTGGAAAATGCCAACGCCGGCAATGGATCGCCGGTGCGGTCCAGTGGTGCCGGTGTGTTGTTCGCTGTGCAAACAAGGCCAGCGCTTCCTAAGCTCCCTCGCCACCACCGACGAATCCTCCTCAGCCGCCCACCACCGCTCACTTCGAAAGTTCGTTAAAACTTCATCCAAACACGTGGCTCTGGATACTCTCTCTCATCTCCTCTCCCCCACCACCGCTCACCCTCACCTCTCCTACCACCTCGCCCTCCCT CTGTACCTCATAATGAGCCAAGCTTCATGGTTCAGCTGGAACGCTAAGCTGTTGGCGGATGTAACAGCTCTCATGTACAAGCAAGAAAGGTTCATCGAAGCTGAGGCCTTAATTCTCCAGGCCCTCAAGAAGCTGCCGGCCCATGACCGAGATCTGTGCAATTTTTATTGTCATCTCCTTCATTCCAACGCCAAGCACCGGTCCAGCAAAGGAGTCTTTGATTCACTCACGAGCTTGAAGGAGCTTCTCGCTCGTTCGTCGTCGGTTTACGTGCAAAAACGAGCGTACGAGTCGATGATTAGCGGTCTTTGTGAGATTGGGTTGCCCGGCGAAGCTGAGGATTTGATGGAAGAAATGAGAGGTGTGGGGCTAAAGCCATGTGGGTTTGAGTTTAAGTCCTTGGTTCATGCTTATGGAAGGTTAGGGTTGTTCGAGGATATGAAGAGGAGTGTGACTCAAATGGAGGACGCAGGGGTTGAGTTGGATACGGTTTGTTCAAATATGGTGCTTTCTTCACTTGGATCGCACAAGGTTTTCTCCGAAATGGTTTCATGGCTTCGGAGAATGAAAGATTCGGAGGTTTCATTCTCTATTCGGACTTATAATTCAGTCTTGAACTCATGCCCCACTCTCATTTTACTGCTGCAAGATCCCAAAACCATTCCCCTTTCAATGGAAGACTTGAtgggcaatttgtcccaagagGAGGCTGATTTGGTCCGGGAGTTGGTTGCATCATCCGTTCTGGATGAGGCAATGGAATGCAATTCTGCCGAGTTGAAGTTGGATCTGCACGGAATGCATTTGAGCACTTCATGTCTGATTTTCTTGCAGTGGATTGACAGGCTGCGGCTGAGGTTTTTGGCGGGAGACAATATGGTTCCAACTCAGATCACAGTGGTTTGTGGGTCGGGAAAACACAGTGCTTCAAGAGGGGAATCCCCAGTGAAAGGTCTGCTGAGGGAGATGATACTGCGGATGAAGTGCCCTCTAAGAATTGACAGGAGGAACCTCGGATGTTTTGTTGCCAAAGGGAAAGTTTTCAGTGATTGGTTATGCTGA
- the LOC113782807 gene encoding DDB1- and CUL4-associated factor 8-like isoform X2, whose amino-acid sequence MRKRARTSLDTAVVDLWKREVGDLSTRNFAHRLAASEDLVLRLDIFGKLDKHRGCVNTVNFNADGDILISGSDDRRVILWDWEGGNVRLSFHSGHHNNVFQAKIMPYTEDRSIVTCAADGQVRHAQILERGKVETRLLAKHHGRAHKLAIEPGSPHIVYTCGEDGLVQHIDLRTGVATELFTCQPIRERSFLSVVQLNAIAINPRNPNLFSVAGADEFARLYDIRKYKWNESTDFGQPVDFFCPTHLRGDKHVGITGLAFSDQSELLVSYADEFIYLFSKDMGLGPHPVPPSPVSSSSDGTEMGNDHRTSSFPADMDADALAGPQVFKGHRNCDTVKGVNFFGPKCEYVVSGSDCGRIFIWKKKDGELIRVMEADKDVVNCIEPHPHTMVLASSGIESDIKLWTPKALERATLPTNIEKRRPKNRRWMYHLASPEDLMLQLISLQRRRTSPERGGENSDVGRELLQLILSLNGNSEGSSDDGGDTTSAEDCLN is encoded by the exons ATGAGAAAGAGGGCAAGAACCAGCCTAGACACCGCCGTCGTCGATCTCTGGAAACGAGAGGTCGGCGACCTCTCCACCAGAAACTTCGCTCACCGTCTTGCTGCATCTGag GATCTTGTGCTTCGTCTTGACATCTTTGGGAAGCTGGATAAACACAGAGGTTGTGTGAACACAGTTAACTTTAATGCTGATGGAGACATTCTCATATCGGGTTCGGATGACAGGAGAGTGATATTGTGGGATTGGGAAGGTGGGAATGTTAGACTGTCATTCCATTCAGGCCATCACAACAATGTCTTCCAAGCAAAAATCATGCCATACACTGAAGATAGAAGCATTGTAACTTGTGCTGCTGACGGACAG GTTAGACATGCTCAGATACTGGAGCGTGGAAAAGTGGAGACTAGGCTCCTGGCTAAGCATCACGGACGAGCTCATAAGCTGGCCATTGAACCTGGAAGCCCGCATATAGTTTATACCTGTGGTGAAGATGGATTAGTTCAGCAT ATTGACCTGAGGACTGGAGTTGCTACAGAACTTTTTACATGCCAACCTATTAGGGAAAGGAGTTTCCTGTCAGTTGTTCAACTAAATGCAATTGCAATAAATCCAAGAAATCCCAATTTATTTTCTGTTGCTGGAGCAGATGAATTTGCTCGACTTTATGATATTCGCAAATATAAATGGAATGAATCAACTGATTTTGGTCAGCCTGTTGACTTCTTTTGTCCCACTCATTTACGTGGTGATAAGCATGTAGGGATAACTGGATTGGCATTCTCAGACCAGAGTGAACTTCTCGTGTCCTACGCTGATGAGTTCATTTATCTTTTTTCGAAGGATATGGGACTGGGACCTCACCCAGTACCACCTTCTCCTGTGTCCAGCAGCAGTGATGGTACTGAAATGGGTAATGATCACCGGACAAGTTCATTTCCAGCAGACATGGATGCTGATGCTCTAGCTGGTCCCCAAGTTTTCAAGGGGCACAGGAACTGTGACACAGTTAAGGGTGTGAACTTCTTTGGTCCTAAGTGTGAATATGTGGTGAGCGGATCAGATTGTGGGAGAATATTCATAtggaagaagaaagatggggaGCTTATTCGGGTTATGGAAGCTGATAAGGATGTCGTAAATTGTATTGAGCCTCATCCTCATACCATGGTGCTAGCTAGCAGTGGAATTGAGAGTGACATAAAACTATGGACTCCAAAAGCCCTTGAAAGGGCTACTTTGCCGACAAACATTGAAAAG CGGAGGCCCAAGAATCGGCGCTGGATGTATCATCTGGCTTCTCCAGAGGACCTGATGTTGCAGTTGATTTCCCTGCAAAGGCGGAGGACAAGCCCTGAGCGTGGAGGAGAGAATTCAGATGTGGGGCGGGAGCTGCTACAGCTTATTTTGTCATTGAATGGGAACAGCGAAGGTTCCTCTGATGATGGTGGGGATACAACCAGTGCTGAAGATTGTCTCAATTGA
- the LOC113782807 gene encoding DDB1- and CUL4-associated factor 8-like isoform X1, translated as MRKRARTSLDTAVVDLWKREVGDLSTRNFAHRLAASEDLVLRLDIFGKLDKHRGCVNTVNFNADGDILISGSDDRRVILWDWEGGNVRLSFHSGHHNNVFQAKIMPYTEDRSIVTCAADGQVRHAQILERGKVETRLLAKHHGRAHKLAIEPGSPHIVYTCGEDGLVQHIDLRTGVATELFTCQPIRERSFLSVVQLNAIAINPRNPNLFSVAGADEFARLYDIRKYKWNESTDFGQPVDFFCPTHLRGDKHVGITGLAFSDQSELLVSYADEFIYLFSKDMGLGPHPVPPSPVSSSSDGTEMGNDHRTSSFPADMDADALAGPQVFKGHRNCDTVKGVNFFGPKCEYVVSGSDCGRIFIWKKKDGELIRVMEADKDVVNCIEPHPHTMVLASSGIESDIKLWTPKALERATLPTNIEKVLIPGRIHFFPIGGYEDDSDDDDEEYFYYDGGDSEDFSDDYEEEEEEDDEDSVVDNDDDVDCESVDVEDEDSVGDSDDDVGCESVDVEDEDGEDEEFYDSIIDDCDGSFDTINEDEDEDDEFGDSDDDDWL; from the exons ATGAGAAAGAGGGCAAGAACCAGCCTAGACACCGCCGTCGTCGATCTCTGGAAACGAGAGGTCGGCGACCTCTCCACCAGAAACTTCGCTCACCGTCTTGCTGCATCTGag GATCTTGTGCTTCGTCTTGACATCTTTGGGAAGCTGGATAAACACAGAGGTTGTGTGAACACAGTTAACTTTAATGCTGATGGAGACATTCTCATATCGGGTTCGGATGACAGGAGAGTGATATTGTGGGATTGGGAAGGTGGGAATGTTAGACTGTCATTCCATTCAGGCCATCACAACAATGTCTTCCAAGCAAAAATCATGCCATACACTGAAGATAGAAGCATTGTAACTTGTGCTGCTGACGGACAG GTTAGACATGCTCAGATACTGGAGCGTGGAAAAGTGGAGACTAGGCTCCTGGCTAAGCATCACGGACGAGCTCATAAGCTGGCCATTGAACCTGGAAGCCCGCATATAGTTTATACCTGTGGTGAAGATGGATTAGTTCAGCAT ATTGACCTGAGGACTGGAGTTGCTACAGAACTTTTTACATGCCAACCTATTAGGGAAAGGAGTTTCCTGTCAGTTGTTCAACTAAATGCAATTGCAATAAATCCAAGAAATCCCAATTTATTTTCTGTTGCTGGAGCAGATGAATTTGCTCGACTTTATGATATTCGCAAATATAAATGGAATGAATCAACTGATTTTGGTCAGCCTGTTGACTTCTTTTGTCCCACTCATTTACGTGGTGATAAGCATGTAGGGATAACTGGATTGGCATTCTCAGACCAGAGTGAACTTCTCGTGTCCTACGCTGATGAGTTCATTTATCTTTTTTCGAAGGATATGGGACTGGGACCTCACCCAGTACCACCTTCTCCTGTGTCCAGCAGCAGTGATGGTACTGAAATGGGTAATGATCACCGGACAAGTTCATTTCCAGCAGACATGGATGCTGATGCTCTAGCTGGTCCCCAAGTTTTCAAGGGGCACAGGAACTGTGACACAGTTAAGGGTGTGAACTTCTTTGGTCCTAAGTGTGAATATGTGGTGAGCGGATCAGATTGTGGGAGAATATTCATAtggaagaagaaagatggggaGCTTATTCGGGTTATGGAAGCTGATAAGGATGTCGTAAATTGTATTGAGCCTCATCCTCATACCATGGTGCTAGCTAGCAGTGGAATTGAGAGTGACATAAAACTATGGACTCCAAAAGCCCTTGAAAGGGCTACTTTGCCGACAAACATTGAAAAG GTACTAATTCCTGGTCGAATTCATTTCTTCCCCATTGGCGGATATGAAGATGACAGTGACGATGATGACGAGGAGTATTTCTATTATGATGGTGGTGATAGTGAGGACTTTAGTGATGATtatgaggaagaagaggaagaggatgatgAAGATTCTGTGGttgataatgatgatgatgttgATTGTGAGTCAGTGGATGTTGAGGATGAAGATTCTGTGGgtgatagtgatgatgatgtTGGTTGTGAATCAGTGGATGTTGAGGATGAAGATGGTGAAGATGAGGAGTTTTATGACAGTATAATTGATGATTGTGATGGTTCTTTTGACACTATTAATgaggatgaggatgaggatgaTGAGTTTGGTGATTCTGATGATGATGACTGGCTGTGA